The sequence GCGTGCACGGGGCCTTCGTCGCCGATCAGGAAGTGCACCGCGTGGTCGAGCACCTCAAGCAGGCCGGTGAGCCGCAGTACGTGGACGGTGTGCTCGACGGTCCCGAAGCCGAAGGCGATGGGGAAGGGGAAGGCGATGCGCTCGACGCCGAGGCCGATCCGCTTTACGATCAGGCGGTCGCGATCGTCCTCAAGACGCGGCGACCGTCGATTTCCCTGGTGCAACGTCATCTGCGCATCGGCTATAACCGGGCGGCGCGCCTGATCGAGCAGATGGAGCGCGCGGGCATGGTGTCGGCGATGGGAGCGAGCGGCAACCGCGAGGTGCTGGTGCCGGCGTCGGCCGACAGCCGTTGAAGCGGCGCGGGAATCGCCCGCCGCAAGTGCGGTCGAAGCACGAGTCCCGAAGCCATCGAGTGTCGCCATGCTGACCCGTCTTGCCGTTGCGTTCGGCCTCTGTTGCGCCGTCGCCTGCCCTGCGATCTCCTACGCCCAGCAGGTGTACAAGTGGGTGGACGAGAAGGGCGTGACGCACTATGGCGAGAAGCCACCCGGCGGCCGGCCGGCCCAGACCATCGACGCCACCCCGAGCGGCTATGTCCGCGATCCGGAGGAAGCCCCGGAATGCCACACGATTCGTTGCCAGTACGATCGCCTGCGGCAGCAGCGGATGCAGGACGAAGCACAGCAGCACGCGGAGGATCGCG comes from Betaproteobacteria bacterium and encodes:
- a CDS encoding DUF4124 domain-containing protein — encoded protein: MLTRLAVAFGLCCAVACPAISYAQQVYKWVDEKGVTHYGEKPPGGRPAQTIDATPSGYVRDPEEAPECHTIRCQYDRLRQQRMQDEAQQHAEDR